The genomic interval CTGGGAATCAGGGCTTTCCCGAGGCTAAGGGCAGGGAGATGCTGTAAATTTTCAGCCAGTTACCTTTTGACGAAAATGTATGtagggagatgggaagagagatgctTCTCCATTGGTCTGgagatatacacatacacatatttttttttcaaggccCATAGctctgccccgccccctcctgtTTGTAATTCTTCCTAAAGAAGAGAGAACCCTCTTTCCGCCAAAGGAGAAATGTGAAAAGGACTGTCTTCTCTCATACTCCGACTCATGTCGAAGTCTCATCCCTCCAGCCCAAGACAATTCATTTCCCCTAGAGTCCACTCGGCGTTCAGCGGGTTCCCAGGTGAACTGAAATCCAGAGCTTTTCTCATCTGGTTGCCCTGGGAGTTTCAGCGCGCTCTCGGTACAACCTGCCCCTCCATCCTCtccactccctcccttccctctccctcccccccctccctcccttcccaggctccctcccaggctgcgcccagctcagcccctccctccctcgccGGGGGCCCCAGCTGCGCCGTCCGGGGAGACACCCGCGGCCTCCGTGCCCCgaggggaggcggggggggggggaggaggggagggcaggaggcggGGAACTGCGCCGGGTGGAGGCCAAGCCTGGCGGCTGGAGGTTGCATCTGCTGGAAGGCGGCTTTTGGCTGCTTGGTAACGGGCTGCCGGAGCCgagagaggcagagagcaggGCAGCGGCTTCCTGACGTCAGGACCGAACGAGGAGAACGCGCCGGCCCCCCCGGCCCGCCCCACAGCTGGGCCGGCCGCTGGTGGGAGAGGAGCCCGGCGCGGGGCGCCCAGCAGGGTGAGAGGGGGCGCCGGAGCCGGTCCGCAGGGGCGCAGCatgccccccgcccccgggccaTGGAGGTCGCTCTGGTGCCCCCGGAGAACGGCGGTGCCATGACCGTCAGGCGAGGAGAGGAGGTCCGGGCCACGGGGGGAGCGCTCCGCTGCCCCCCGACGGCTGCGCTCAGCGGTGGACTCAAGGAGCCAGCGCCAAGGGATCGCGGCGGCGCCGAGAGGGGCGCGGACCCGGGAGGCCGGCCGGTGCCACCGGTGCCCCAGGAGCTGCCCCGGGCTAAACGGCTGCCTCCGGAGGACGAGGAGGGAGAAGGCGACCCCGCTCTGGGCGTGGCGGAGGACCAGGTGCTGGGCTCGGGGTCCCTCCATCACCAGCGCATCCTCATCAACATCTCCGGGCTGCGCTTCGAGACGCAGCTGGGCACCCTGGCGCAGTTCCCCGACACGCTCCTGGGAGACCCCGCCAAGCGCCTGCGCTACTTTGACCCGCTGAGGAACGAGTACTTCTTCGACCGCAACCGGCCCAGCTTCGACGGCATCCTCTACTACTACCAGTCGGGGGGCCGGCTGCGGAGGCCGGTCAACGTCTCCCTGGACGTGTTCGCAGATGAGATCCGCTTCTACCAGTTGGGGGACGAGGCCATGGAGCGCTTCCGAGAGGACGAGGGCTTCatcaaggaggaggagaagccccTGCCCCGCAACGAGTTCCAGCGCCAAGTGTGGCTGATTTTCGAGTACCCCGAGAGCTCGGGTTCCGCGCGGGGCATCGCCATCGTCTCGGTCCTGGTCATCCTCATCTCCATCATCACCTTCTGCCTGGAGACCCTGCCTGAGTTCAGGGATGAACGGGAGCTGCTGCGCCATCGCCCGGTGACCCACCAGCCCCCTGAGCCCCACAGGGAGGCCAATGGCAGCGGGGAAGCGGCGCCTCCCTCTGGCCCGACAGCGGCGCCTCTCCTGCCCAGGACGCTGGCTGACCCCTTCTTCATCGTGGAGACCACGTGCGTCATCTGGTTCACCTTCGAGCTGCTGGTGCGCTTCTTCGCCTGCCCCAGCAAGGCCGGGTTCTCGCGCAACATCATGAACATCATTGACGTGGTGGCCATCTTCCCCTACTTCATCACCCTGGGCACCGAGCTGTTGGAGCAGCAGCCGGGGGGAGGCGGCGGCCAGAACGGGCAGCAGGCCATGTCCCTGGCCATCCTCAGAGTGATCCGCCTGGTCCGGGTGTTCCGCATCTTCAAGCTGTCCCGCCACTCCAAGGGGCTGCAGATCCTGGGCAAGACCCTGCAGGCCTCCATGCGGGAGCTGGGTCTGctcatcttcttcctcttcatcgGGGTCATCCTCTTCTCCAGCGCCGTCTACTTCGCAGAGGCCGACAACCAGGAGACCCACTTCTCCAGCATCCCGGATGCCTTCTGGTGGGCGGTGGTCACCATGACCACGGTGGGCTACGGGGACATGAGGCCTGTCACCGTGGGGGGCAAGATCGTGGGCTCGCTGTGTGCCATCGCCGGGGTCCTCACCATCGCCCTGCCCGTGCCCGTCATCGTCTCCAACttcaactacttctaccaccgggaGACGGACCACGAGGAGCAGGCAGCCCTTAAGGAAGAGCAGGGCTGCCAGAGCCAGGGGACAGGACCGGCCAGCGCAGGCCAGCGGAAGGCCAGCTGGAGCAAGGCGTCCCCCTGCAAGGCTGCGGGGTCCCTGGAGAATGCGGATGGATCTCGAAGGGGCAGCTGCCCCCTGGAGAAGTGTAACCTCAAGGCCAAGAGCAATGTGGATTTGCGGAGATCCCTGTATGCCCTCTGCCTGGACACCAGCCGGGAAACGGATCTGTAAGGGAGACCCAGGCAGACAGCTGGCCGTGGCCCGGGGACAGCGGAGGCCTCCTGACCCTGGGGATCTACTTTATGCCGCAGAGTATTTCAAGCCCACACGCTAACCtatgtctgtctctcttctcccactGCTCCCCTtctgcttccccacccccaccttgatcccctcattttccctcttctttccatGACACCAAGGGtcgcctatttttaaaaagtaccacaTTCCGTGACGCAGGAGCTGTTGAAATGGTGAGCACTGGGAGATGGTTGTATTTGTCGCCAGTTTCCTATACCCAGCAGAGGGATAACCCGAACAAAAATGACCGTAAACAGCCCAGATCCCCAGAGATTTTGTAACCCACCCCCCAACCAATATCCCTGCGTTCCAAATTTGCTTTACATATGATTATATTTGTGTATaggggaaaatattatttttatggctggcGAGTGGATTTTTGTACAGTAGTTCAGATGgagatattttggatatattttcaaGATGTATGTTGTATTTATGGAAGAGAAGGTTATTGTGATGTTCTCCTGTGATACTTATATTAGAGCCAGAGACCCTGGTCCGGTTTTTCTGGTTCCTGTGTCTGCAAGCCTCTCTCTTTCTTGAGATGTAGTGTCGGTGCTTTGTGTCTAGGGCAGGGAATGTTCTGGAAGAAAGGCAAGTCTAACTTTTTCTGTACGCCTTAAACAGTGCTTGTAACTTTCTTCGAAAAGCATTTTAATGATGTTGGAAGAAGACTTCTGATAATTCATTCTCTTGATTTTCATCCCAGGAAATAAAATGTGACTTGGTTGAGGCAAGGGTTAGTTTTTCTACAGCTGATGTatctttggaaattaaaaaaaaaaaaaaagtctgtcccTTGCTGTTTCTGGTTCTGGAGTCAGAGCAAACCCCGCCTTGACTGGGGTAGAAAACTTGGAAAGCTCATGATTTGATCATCAACAACTCTTTGCTGAGCACCCCCCCTGCCCCGTACCTTGAAGATAGAGGGGTGAATTCTGTTTGTCTCAGGTTGTCAGGACACAGACACGCCTGAGTGGCCTTAGATCCAGCCATCAGCATGGAGTGTGGATGGAGCTGAAAGGCAAAGGATGACcagaccctccccacccctccaccccccacccccatagtCCCGCTGTGGTCTCCTGGGGCTGGGTTTCCCAGCCTTGGTCTGCAGGCTTTAAGCCCTTCTTAACATGGTTCTCAGCAGCTCTGAGGAACAAGCCTGGTTTTCCCAGATACGAAACCTGTCGGCAAAAGGGCAGCCCTGGTGTGAAAATTACAGAGAGAGGCAACAGCACCTTCTTATTATCCTACCCACCCCCTAAACTGTGGTGCAGCCGAGAAGGATGCTTTGCCTTTGTGATGGCAGAGGTGGCCAGAGGATGGAAGGATTTGCTTGTCCACATTAAAGGCTGATTTCTACAGACTGTAACGTTGCCCCGAGTAATCCCTAAACTCAGAACAAATCCCTTTGTTCCCTCGTCACTGGATGATTCTGGCAAAACATCACAGTAGGTGTAACACTGGCTGCAGTGTCTCTCTGGGGGGTTAGCTGTCCGCAATGGGCTCCCGATTCCTGCTGTTGCTTTTTCTGCTGAATAATCCAAAGACTGGTGGTTTGACATCCTCACCAGGTTGGGCTGGTGGTCCACAGCCACATGGCTCCCACCACAACAGTGAGCTTGATGGCTAGTTCTAGGGTACATCCAggtgtgcgggggggggggggggggcggcgggggggaagGAGGATCTAGGAAATTGATGTCTGAGGATTGTGGATTTCAGTGAGATGCCGAGGCAGGAATAAAAGCCAGGGTCCGTGACTGCCCAGAGTCATTTCCAGGGGGGAACTGTGAACAACACATCTGAGGAGGAAACAGAAGGATTGTGCCTGCAGGGCTCTGTTGTTTTTCATTACACACCGGAAGTAAAGGAAGGAGAGCAGGGACGAGTTGTTTGTTTGTAATTTACAAtctgcctaaaagcagggcatCTTGCCAAAGCTCTCCTCCACACCGTCTCACCGCCAAGCCCTCTAAGGCTGTGAAGCAAACGCTTGTGGATTAACGCACCCCTGCTGGCTGGGACTGGGGGTGGGCACAACTCGGGCTTCACCCTACCTTGAAGATAAAAGAGAAGGTGCCACCTTTGCCCTGAAGGTCATTTCCTTTAGGCTTGAGCAGCAAAGAGAGAACTGCTCCTGCCCAGGTCTTAGATGTGTCCAGATGCCTGACAGGTGTTGGTTCAAATAGACTGACTGCCTCTTTAGAATGTCCAGTAATGGGTCCCAGCTTATACAAAGCCTCAGGGATGAAGTGGCGGGAATGAGATCGTTAGTCTCTGTTTTGTGTGGGAGGAGGGGGCGCTGCCCTGCAGGTTTACAAAGGGAATCAAGGTGGTTCCAGAGGTACTCCAGTCCCCTGCTGCAGCTTTCCATCCTGGAGGCCGGTGGTATCTGTCCTGGGGCACTGGGAGGGCACCCAAAGGCAGTGCAGGTATTTCAGTCTCTCTGCCTTATCAGTGCACCTGCTGCTATGATTCTGGAAATGGCCCGCTGTTTCACTCCAGCCCTCCCAGTGGTTTCCCTGTTCACATGATTGGCAGGAAAGGAGGACGAATGTCAAGTCTTTTACCCAGGTCACCTGAGGCAAGGGGCCCCTTCctgtcctctctccccctccctttcacTGCTGTCATTGATTTTCCTTCCCGAGGAAATTAGATCAAGTGGCTCCAGCCAAACCTTTATCCAGATGTTCCTTCTGGGCTCCCACAGCAAGAAACCATCCCTGGGTTTATAATCTACCAACTTTGGCAACCTCCGCGCAGAGGGCAGACACGCACTGGTGTGGTGTGTCTACATAAGGACAGCTGCTCTCCTGCAGAGCATGTGGACCCCGGTTTTTCACCACCTACTGTTTCTTCTCCTGCCCATATGCTCACTGAACCCTGAACAAGGGTAGGTTCAGAAAGAAAAGTCTTGTCACGTGCTTTAAAGCCCCAGCTCCCTGATCCGCCCTGCCCGGGACACTCCCTGGAGGGAAAATGAAACAGAGGACCAGCCCTGGAGGAATCTTCCCGTAGGACTGGGCTGTGACTTATTCTCGTGTTAATGATAGGAGCACTTCCAGGCTTGGAGGGGATGGAGCAAAGTGTTTCTCTTGGCGTGGAGAGTCCCCTCCGAGCACGGTGAGTGTGACCCTGGGATGCTGTCCCCTGGGGCTGACCTCAGCAGCGCATATCTGCTCAGCAGCTGCTCGGTGTGCTGGGATACTGGGACACATATTAACATGCTGCCCCTGCCCTCATACGCTTCCATTCCCATTGGGGAAGCAATCAGTGTACAACAAATCAAATCATGCAGGACAGGGTGCCATCAAGTGCCTTGTAGGGGATTCCAAAATGAAGTGGGATGGGTCAGGAGTGGGAGGGCGAGGAGGAATAGAGGAGGAGAAGCTTCTGGAGACCTTGAAGGGTAGCTGGGTAGAGAGGAGGGATGGGGTCCAGGGTTACAGGCCGGTGTCTCTCCCCAGGACCCCAGTAGGAGTCCTGAGTTTATCAATGGCAGGGGGACTCAGTAGTTATTTAGGGCAGGGGTTGGCAAAAGCTCTgaaaagagccagatagtaaatattttaggcttcgtAGGCCATGAGGCACAACTGAAGCTGTTATTGTAGGTATTTATATAACCACTGAAAATGTAGTCACTTACGAATGTTAGAACCAGCCTTCGCTCGAGAGCTGTACGTCCCTGTCGTAACCATTTATCCGTCACACCGAGGCTGCCTCTTGGGCATCCAGTCATGCCTGGGAAGCTCTGACCTGGCTCCCTGATTCGATTTTACTTCACTGAACTTGCATTTCTTGCAAATACCAACCCTGGCTTAAGGAGGGGATCTGAGGCTGGGATTTCCTAGACCAGGGAAGGCTTTATGAGGAAGATGGAGCTTATTTCTCCCTCCTTATGAAAATTAGATTTTTCTAGGTGGCTTTGAGACGGGCTGCTTTATTTCTAGGAAGGAGGAATAAAATGCCCAACTGGACATTCTGCCCAGGGGCTCTGGGCAGTGGGGTTCTCCCCCAGAGGCTGGAGGAAGTGAGTCCAGGTGGCCAGAGGATGGCGTCCTTCTCCTTTTGGCCCTAAGTCTTTTCCTGGACGTGACATCACATTGGGGGCCTTGAGGATGCCCTTGCCTTCTCCCTCTTCAGCTGGCTCTTCTCTGGCTGTAGAGATGGGCCTGGGCTGGCGGGGCCCCTCACAGTGTGCGTGGTGGGAAGATGTgaatcagctccagcccacagGTCTCCAGACAGAGTAAGATGCTTGCCACCTTCCCTTTTAATTGGCCGGTGTCTTCTAATGTCAAACTTTGCACCAAGCAATGTTTCAGCTGGAAGGAACGTTGCAGATAATCTGGTTGGtccactcattttacagatgagcaggcAGAATCCCAGAGGGAAGAGGCCCCTTACCCAAGGTCACCGTAGTTAAATAGTCTCCCCCGAGCCCTAGGCTGGATTTCTCTGTGTGGTCCATTCTGCTCCCTCTGCATCAAAGTGTCCCCATTCTCATTAAAGCTGCCTGACCTTCcatccccccaccgcccccccccccatggcCACCCCACCTCCCAAGGCAGGTTCCTGCCGcatcagttcatttgtatccagTTGGCCTGTGAGGGCTGCCTCCCGGGTGCTTGTGAAACCCTGACCTGTCTCCTCCGATTTGATTTGACTCAACTCAACCTGCGTTTCTTGAGAAGGCCACGGCAGTACAATCGATGGAGATCCAGCCCTGTGCTGGCCTGGCGCCCACATGCAAGCAACTCACTGTCTAGGAGGAAAACCGAAACCTTTATAATCCAGTGTCCTTAataccctcattcattcatttctccattcattcaacaaatatttatttgacaaCATTATTTACTATGAGGCAGACACCTTGCTAAGGCGCTGAGGCCAACTGGCAGGGATCTCCCCTGGTTGGTTTCCCAGGTTAGTGGGGAGAACCAACCATCAAGGAAGCAAATGAATAAgagatcactttaaaaaaaattttttttattggagtagagttgctttacaatgttgtgttagtttctgctgtacagcaaagtgaatcagttatacgtatacatagatCCCCTCtgccttggatttccttcccatttaggtcaccaaagaGCACTGAGTATCACTTTTAAATACAGGTAAGAGCCAAGGAGGAAATGGGCAGGTTGTAACCGGGGGATGGATGTGCTCCGTTAGAGAAGGGTGACGTGTACTCGAGGCAGAAGAGGACATGAAACGAGGTGAAGAGTGGGGGACAGGGACGTGGGGAACCTGGGGGCACTagcagggtgtgtgtgttttcctgcaCAAGCAGAGGGTtggtggagacaggtggggggggtggggggggcagggaaGCCAAGGCCCCCTGGAGAGCTCCAGACGGACTTTCAATCCCAGCACCACCCCAGGGGCCACTCACCACTTTGGAGCAGGAagctggccctgccctccaggtgGCACCCCCAAAAGAGACGCAGCAGACGATGTCACCAAGCAAAGCACAACGCGGATTTCTGCTGCAAGGCTGACGATGGGTtccaatctgatttttaaaaattttagagggTAAGTAAAGGCCCTCAGATGCCCCCTTGATTGTTTGGCCAATGAACAGGAGACCCCGGCAGATTTTCTGAGCCGTTGCCAAAAATCCAGCCGGAGCCATCCAGGGCTGAGAGGCGAGAGGTGGGAGCAGGGAGGCAAAAGGCCCTGGAGGCTAGAGCTTCTAGGGGACTATTCTAAGACCAGGAACAGGAGCTGAAAAATCTAAGAGGGGCTGAGGTGGGTCCAGAAGAAACCCTGGTGGGAAAGCTGAACTTCTGCATGCAAAGCCTGTCATTGCCTGGAAGTGCAGAACGAAACTCCACATGCACCTTGATGGTGACCTTGGCTTGGACCCCAGGAGCAGCTTCTCTGTGGTCCTTTCAGGGCTGAAGAGCCTTGGAGGACAGCGGCTTCCCCCTTCAGCCCACCTACACTCCTCACTCCTTCCAGGTAGGCGCCGGTTCTTTCTTGCATGTGTGGGAGCCCCTCCTTTGGGGGACACGGAGAGACATGGGCTAAGGACCTGGAAGTAAGTGCTGCCCACCTGGGAGATGTGCTCAGGGCCTCCCTCCTCTCACCCTGTGCTCCGTGTCCTGTCCTGCGTGACGTCTGTGCCCAGGAGGAGTCACTTCTGCCTCCTACAGGTGTCTGGCATCTGCTGGCACAAGCTAGCCAGTCTTGGGTACTGTGGTGGGGACAGAAAGGAGACCGATTCTGCCCTCAGGACACTCAGAGACTGATGTGGTCAGGCGACACCTGCCTGTACACGAGGAGACACGTGCAAGAATGCAAGACtcataacagggacttccctggtggcacagtggttaagaatccgcctgccaacccaggggacacgggtttgagccctggtctgggaagatcccacatgccgtggagcagctaggcccgtgagccacaactactgagcccacgtgccacaactactgaagcctgcatgccacaactactgagtctgcgctctagaacccacaagctgcaactactgaagcctgtgcgcctagagcccgtgctccgcagcaagagaagccaccacaacgagaagcctgggtaccgcaatgaagagtagcccccgctcgctgcaactagagaaagcccatgtgcagtaatgaagacccaacgcagctaaaaataaataaattaattaattaaaaaaaaagaatcataacaaacaaaactaaaaataaagcccaAGAACCAGCTTGAAGCGTCCCTGGGAAATGTGATTGTGTGTAAAGGTTTGGGGGGGGGTTGTTGATCTAAGCCCAGGGGAGTTATTTGGGCTGGGACTCCTGGGAGAAGTGATCTCAGAAGCAGAGTGAAGGagagagaacattttttaaaaaaaaatttattggagtctagttgatttacaatgttgtgttagtttcaggtgcacagcaaagtgaatcagttatacatatacatccatCTACTCTTTTGGAGATTctttcccacataggtcattacagagaattgagtagagttccctgtgctatatggtaggttcttattagttatctattttatatatagtagcatgtatatgtcaatcccagtctcccaatttatccctcccctgccctggtaaccataagtttgttttctacgtgaGAATATCATTTAATGCTTATTAATCTACATCTTCCCCGTTGTCCATCCCCTGGGAGCCCTCCTGTCAACTCCCGCAGCCCTCTCCTGTCACTCATCGCTCTGTCCTTTGAGTGTCTCAGGTTGGGAGGTGGCCGGCTCACAGCACACGGTGTCTTGTGCCTCGCTGGCTGTCAGCTCCTGCATGTGGCCTTTGATACAGGTCAAACCCATGTGATCCCACAGTGAGCCTTGACAGTGACCTTGCTGAACCCTGAGTTTTACATGGGAAGAATgagctttgccttttttttcttaagtcttcAGTTTTACAGTGATTGGTCTCCTGACACATCTGAAGGCTGCTTTTAGGAGTCTTCGGCTTCTTATTTCGATGATCCTATAAATCCTGTTTCAACACAAGATCTACTCTTTGGGAACTTCTGAGTGCTTGACTGCGACACTATTGCAATGTCGTGTTTATCAGCAATTTCCAAATCACTGTGATAATAAAACTGAAGATTTAGACAGCAGCTTTGCTCCAAAGAGTGCAAACTGCTGTTCCTGCGGCATGTTTTGTAAGCAACAGAGATGACTCGAACACGAATGGGTACCTCTTGGTGATCCATGCCAATTACaggaaacacacagaagatgccCATGGATGCTTGTGTGCTTTCCTCCCCAGCTGCCAGCTGATGAACCTTTCTATTCCTGCAacactttgcatttttaaatggatgTCCCTTAGGAACTTGAGGCGAGTGGTCCCAATTGTGCTTTGGTGGCCAAGGCACCTAGTTGGAAGGACGAATTTCTCACAGAACATCCAGGATGGACCACTGACTGTAGTTTatgcttctcttcctctctccgtAGTGTACACGTTGTTATTATATTATTGTTTATTGTTCTTCTTTAGTTGTAGTGAAGTCACCTGTAAATCCCACATCATTACCACATCAGTTTGACATTGTCTGAGATGGCAAAGTCACCTCCTCCTCGTCCTTCTGTGTTCCTTTCACTGTCTGCCTCTGGCCCACCCTACATAAACTTCCCAACTAATCTCCCCAGAAGACAATCCATATGGTCAGGTCATTCCCAGGCTCCTAAACAGAATAAGTCCAGTCCCTTTAGCCTGAATTTTGAAGTCCTCCATAATGTGAGGCTAACCCTTTCTTTCCAGCCTTTTCTTTGTCTACCTTATCCACCCCCGAAGACACCTATGCTTTGTAGCTACGCTGGACAGACTCATGGCTGCAGCTGACGCCACCGGCGTGCCTTCCCATCGGTCAACCTCTTGGTTGGAATGTGTGACTTATTTTCACCCATTGaaatcctactcatccttcaatgCACACCTCAAGTATCTGCTCCTCAAAGGGCCATCCTCA from Balaenoptera ricei isolate mBalRic1 chromosome 10, mBalRic1.hap2, whole genome shotgun sequence carries:
- the KCNA5 gene encoding potassium voltage-gated channel subfamily A member 5 — its product is MEVALVPPENGGAMTVRRGEEVRATGGALRCPPTAALSGGLKEPAPRDRGGAERGADPGGRPVPPVPQELPRAKRLPPEDEEGEGDPALGVAEDQVLGSGSLHHQRILINISGLRFETQLGTLAQFPDTLLGDPAKRLRYFDPLRNEYFFDRNRPSFDGILYYYQSGGRLRRPVNVSLDVFADEIRFYQLGDEAMERFREDEGFIKEEEKPLPRNEFQRQVWLIFEYPESSGSARGIAIVSVLVILISIITFCLETLPEFRDERELLRHRPVTHQPPEPHREANGSGEAAPPSGPTAAPLLPRTLADPFFIVETTCVIWFTFELLVRFFACPSKAGFSRNIMNIIDVVAIFPYFITLGTELLEQQPGGGGGQNGQQAMSLAILRVIRLVRVFRIFKLSRHSKGLQILGKTLQASMRELGLLIFFLFIGVILFSSAVYFAEADNQETHFSSIPDAFWWAVVTMTTVGYGDMRPVTVGGKIVGSLCAIAGVLTIALPVPVIVSNFNYFYHRETDHEEQAALKEEQGCQSQGTGPASAGQRKASWSKASPCKAAGSLENADGSRRGSCPLEKCNLKAKSNVDLRRSLYALCLDTSRETDL